In one window of Tripterygium wilfordii isolate XIE 37 chromosome 1, ASM1340144v1, whole genome shotgun sequence DNA:
- the LOC120003611 gene encoding 60S ribosomal protein L23-like has protein sequence MITVPQPKTLVLPSIYLAKALVCTFVSLHFAEMSKRGRGGSAGNKFRMSLGLPVAATVNCADNTGAKNLYIISVKGIKGRLNRLPSACVGDMVMATVKKGKPDLRKKVMPAVIVRQRKPWRRKDGVFMYFEDNAGVIVNPKGEMKGSAITGPIGKECADLWPRIASAANAIV, from the exons ATGATCACAGTGCCCCAACCGAAAACCCTAGTTTTACCGTCTATATATCTCGCAAAAGCCCTAGTTTGTACCTTCGTTTCCCTTCACTTCGCAGAGATGTCGAAGCGAG GACGTGGAGGATCTGCTGGTAACAAATTCAGGATGTCACTGGGTCTGCCAGTGGCAGCCACAGTGAACTGTGCTGATAACACCGGTGCAAAGAACCTTTATATCATATCCGTGAAGGGGATTAAGGGTCGTCTCAACAGGTTGCCATCTGCCTGTGTTGGGGATATGGTGATGGCCACTGTCAAGAAGGGGAAGCCTGATCTCAGGAAGAAGGTCATGCCTGCTGTCATTGTCAGGCAACGCAAACCCTGGCGTCGAAAGGATGGTGTCTTCATGTACTTCGAAG ATAATGCTGGTGTTATTGTGAACCCAAAGGGAGAAATGAAAG GTTCTGCAATTACTGGTCCAATTGGGAAGGAATGTGCTGATCTCTGGCCGAGGATTGCAAGTGCAGCCAATGCCATCGTCTAA
- the LOC119998645 gene encoding uncharacterized protein LOC119998645: MEDRIVNTQNESQHEEHSSNCFSDDRNCSDTSEFKKKRLVRRENPQHMLTLKVKQLQQNRKCIEDSLLRSIHVLGGMIPKHMATLDEKYLRHCLELIHISASKTSPCNTSVTYGSGNMGIFSDGLHPDIYRNENASDLTRFVFECPLATGTASVVVNPTGQWIIGSVMGSKSMINLLKSPFLQQLGAFDDADLERRSLNDLKDSASYNFVGTPDSLSNYSMHKLDKDLPNLYKHKYESKTLHNRLPSTSSTNSTSSDYSSAASVSIIQGMLQCTGKAGILHFVFSLDDQKEVYMADLCKVDSADDKSLDYMYFFYSTTGDQKEHDIHNKESRLIGKMRVSTSFTLCPNNLRLLETEFVLFAITENLGGEMQASSHRLRKNKGLSKKVVEVFRPRHSSKQRSLSRFGGSSTILENSLWESHHDADSNFDSSGGINIPENSFPPNLELSVIVVKDHLPDNSREKVGGWGLKFLKKVGIRQTTDTNESLVSATCARDSGDCSMSMTVVIPSGLHGGPRTRNGGPSGLLERWRSGGQCDCGGWDLGCTLRVLKAKPRKAEIVPHADTQGECKLVDLFLQGSEDDSPTLRMVNVHDGLYFIHFQSTVSALQSFSVAVAFIHTQSPTLRPKTVQDL, translated from the exons ATGGAAGATAGAATTGTCAATACACAAAATGAGTCTCAACATGAGGAACATTCATCCAACTGCTTTAGCGATGATAGAAATTGTTCAGATACTTCTgagtttaaaaagaaaaggttggTGAGGAGGGAGAATCCACAACATATGCTCACCTTGAAAGTTAAGCAGTTGCAACAGAACAGAAAATGTATAGAGGACTCATTGCTTCGAAGTATTCATGTCTTAGGTGGCATGATCCCAAAACATATGGCGACTCTGGATGAGAAATATCTTCGTCATTGCCTGGAATTGATTCATATCAGCGCATCTAAAACATCACCTTGCAACACCTCTGTGACCTATGGCTCTGGAAATATGGGCATTTTCTCTGATGGCTTGCATCCTGATATATACAGGAATGAGAATGCAAGTGATCTGACTAGGTTTGTTTTTGAATGCCCATTAGCTACTGGGACTGCGAGTGTGGTTGTTAATCCTACCGGACAATGGATTATAGGCTCGGTTATGGGTTCCAAGAGTATGATAAACCTATTGAAGAGCCCTTTCTTACAGCAGCTTGGTGCATTTGATGATGCTGATCTCGAAAGGAGGAGCTTGAATGATCTTAAAGATTCCGCATCTTATAATTTCGTGGGAACTCCGGATTCGTTAAGTAATTACTCGATGCACAAGCTAGATAAGGACTTGCCAAATTTGTATAAACATAAATATGAGTCCAAGACTTTGCATAACAGGCTTCCTTCTACGTCGAGTACAAACTCTACCTCTTCTGATTATTCTTCTGCTGCTTCTGTCTCTATCATTCAAGGCATGCTCCAGTGCACGGGGAAAGCTGGAATTCTGCATTTTGTTTTCTCCCTGGATGATCAGAAAGAGGTATATATGGCCGACTTATGTAAAGTTGACTCAGCAGATGATAAGTCCCTGGATTATATGTACTTCTTTTATTCAACAACGGGTGATCAAAAGGAACACGACATTCACAATAAAGAATCTCGTCTGATTGGCAAGATGAGAGTATCCACTTCTTTCACCTTATGTCCAAACAACTTGAGACTCCTGGAGACAGAGTTCGTTTTGTTTGCTATCACAGAAAACTTAGGAGGAGAGATGCAAGCTTCAAGCCATAGGCTTAGGAAGAATAAGGGGCTGTCAAAGAAGGTAGTGGAAGTGTTCAGGCCCAGGCATTCGTCAAAGCAGAGATCTTTGTCAAGATTTGGTGGATCCAGCACCATACTGGAAAACAGTTTGTGGGAGTCGCACCATGATGCAGACAGCAATTTTGACTCGTCTGGTGGGATTAATATTCCAGAAAATTCCTTTCCACCAAATCTTGAATTGTCTGTCATTGTCGTGAAAGATCATCTTCCTGATAATAGTCGAGAGAAAGTTGGAGGTTGGGGCTTGAAATTTCTCAAGAAAGTAGGAATTCGGCAAACTACTGATACCAATGAGTCCTTAGTTTCTGCTACTTGTGCTCGAGATAGTGGTGATTGTTCAATGAGTATGACAGTTGTAATTCCATCGGGTCTTCATGGAGGGCCAAGGACCAGAAATGGTGGTCCTTCTGGTCTTCTCGAAAGATGGAGATCTGGTGGGCAGTGTGACTGTGGTGGTTGGGATCTAGGATGCACATTGAGGGTGCTTAAAGCCAAACCGAGAAAAGCAGAAATTGTTCCCCATGCAGATACACAGGGAGAGTGCAAGTTAGTTGATTTATTCCTACAG GGCTCAGAGGATGATTCTCCCACCTTGAGGATGGTGAATGTCCATGATGGATtgtattttattcattttcaatCAACAGTATCAGCTCTACAGTCTTTCTCCGTTGCAGTGGCATTTATCCACACACAGAGTCCAACCCTACGTCCCAAAACTGTACAGGATTTGTAG
- the LOC120003878 gene encoding zinc finger protein HD1-like produces the protein MFEFCDPELFTETLQNSEVTSSSNCGYDLESSSYTASLSQPPDLERFNGYQENNNGYTNTTTTSTTTTTTTTTSTATVNTINSNNNNNTNLSIIFDSQDDIDNDISASIDFSPSPTFTVPQFLTNQQEQLDLTSLQHQIQLSDVVDGISQYPADPVSGLMGPPLPAVFEEDCLSSVPSYVPLNTPSPSCSFLGPAMGAYMASASMTAALSAENPGFFAGSSFVGCPELQPQDLEFQGDNGGIFCPDSIQCVFAPGDLQALSGESTQLVGGVGSSTPLATEISSLEDSAFKVGKLSVEQRKEKIHRYMKKRNERNFSKKIKYACRKTLADSRPRVRGRFAKNDEFGEPHRNPEEEDDDEVGVKEEDEMVDSSDIFAHISGVNSFKCNYPLQSWIG, from the exons ATGTTTGAGTTTTGCGACCCCGAATTGTTTACAGAAACACTGCAGAACTCTGAAGTCACTTCTTCTTCAAATTGTGGTTATGATCTTGAGAGTTCTTCTTACACTGCCTCTCTGTCTCAACCACCTGACCTTGAGAGGTTCAATGGCTACCAAGAGAATAACAATGGTTATACTAATACAACCACAACTagtaccaccaccaccaccaccaccaccacttcgACTGCTACTGTTAATACTATtaacagcaacaacaacaacaacaccaATCTGTCCATAATTTTTGATTCCCAAGACGACATCGACAACGATATCTCTGCTTCCATAGATTTCTCTCCTTCACCTACATTTACTGTCCCTCAGTTTCTCACTAATCAACAAGAACAACTTGATTTAACATCATTGCAGCACCAAATTCAATTATCAGATGTTGTTGATGGCATCTCTCAGTACCCTGCAGACCCGGTTTCGGGTCTCATGGGGCCTCCATTGCCAGCAGTTTTTGAAGAGGATTGTTTGTCTTCAGTTCCCTCTTATGTGCCTCTTAACACTCCATCTCCCTCTTGTTCTTTTCTTGGTCCTGCAATGGGTGCATACATGGCTTCTGCGTCAATGACTGCTGCATTATCTGCTGAAAATCCCGGGTTCTTCGCTGGAAGTAGCTTCGTGGGTTGCCCTGAATTGCAACCACAGGACCTTGAATTTCAAGGTGATAATGGTGGAATTTTTTGCCCTGATTCGATTCAATGCGTGTTCGCCCCTGGAGACTTGCAG GCACTTAGCGGGGAGAGCACACAGTTGGTTGGTGGGGTTGGGAGTTCTACTCCATTAGCAACAGAAATCTCAAGCTTGGAAGATTCAGCTTTCAAGGTGGGGAAACTCTCAGTTGAACAGAGGAAGGAGAAGATTCATAGGTACATGAAGAAAAGGAATGAAAGGAATTTCAGCAAGAAAATTAAG TATGCCTGTCGAAAGACGCTGGCGGATAGTCGACCTAGAGTGAGAGGAAGATTTGCTAAGAACGACGAATTCGGAGAGCCCCATAGGAAccctgaagaagaagatgatgatgaa GTGGGTGTGAAAGAAGAGGATGAAATGGTTGATTCTTCAGACATATTTGCTCACATCAGTGGTGTGAATTCCTTCAAATGCAACTATCCTTTGCAGTCCTGGATTGGATGA
- the LOC119995240 gene encoding pre-mRNA-processing factor 19 homolog 1-like: MNCSISGEVPEEPVVSKTSGLLYEKRLIERHISDYGKCPITGEPLTMDDIVPVKTGKIVKPRMVQTASIPGMIGMFQNEWDSLMLSNFALEQQLHTARQELSHALYQHDAACRVIARLKKERDEARSLLAQAERQMPMSTSTAISANVSTVVSNGKRAADDEELGAGAKKARPGISASIIADLTECNAALSQQRKKRQIPATLASVDALERYTQLSSHPLHKTNKPGIISLDIHHSRDIIATGGADANAVVFDRPSGEILSTLNGHSKKVTSVKFVGDGDLVLTSSADKTVRVWQGAEDGNYDCRHVLKDHTAEVQAVTVHATNNYFVTASLDNTWCFYDLSSALCLAQVSDPSGSEGFTSAAFHPDGLILGTGTSGAHVKIWDVKSQQNVANFDDHVKSGQIGPITSMSFSENGYFLATAAHDSVKVFDLRKLKNIRTFVFDDSDTPTNYAEFDHSGSYLAVAGADIRIYQVASVKAEWNCIKTFPDLSGTGKTTCVKFGPDAKYVAVGSMDRNLRIFGLPGDDGSLES, encoded by the exons ATGAACTGCTCAA TATCCGGCGAGGTGCCGGAAGAGCCCGTCGTTTCAAAGACGTCTGGGCTGCTCTACGAGAAGCGCTTAATCGAGAGGCACATATCG GATTATGGAAAATGTCCGATCACTGGTGAACCACTTACCATGGATGACATTGTCCCAGTAAAAACAGGCAAG ATTGTGAAGCCGAGGATGGTGCAGACTGCTAGCATACCCGGGATGATTGGAATGTTCCAAAAT GAATGGGATAGTTTGATGTTATCGAACTTTGCTTTGGAGCAACAACTACATACAGCAAGGCAGGAGTTGAGCCATGCACTATACCAG CATGACGCTGCCTGTCGCGTGATTGCAAGACTAAAGAAGGAGAGGGATGAAGCAAGGTCATTACTTGCACAAGCTGAGAGGCAGATGCCTATGTCAACATCAACGGCTATTTCAGCCAATGTCTCTACTGTGGTTAGCAATGGGAAAAGAG CTGCTGATGATGAGGAGTTGGGCGCTGGTGCAAAGAAAGCACGCCCTGGAATTTCTGCTAGCATCATAGCTGACCTAACAGAATGTAATGCAGCTCTCTCACAACAGCGGAAGAAGCGTCAG aTCCCCGCGACATTGGCTTCTGTTGATGCATTGGAGAGATATACCCAGCTTTCTAGTCATCCGCTTCACAAAACCAACAAACCAGGCATCATATCTCTCGATATCCATCATTCCAGG GATATAATTGCAACCGGAGGGGCTGATGCAAATGCTGTCGTTTTTGATCGACCATCAGGAGAGATCTTATCTACACTCAATGGACACTCGAAGAAG GTTACTAGCGTAAAGTTTGTGGGTGACGGTGATTTAGTTTTGACCAGCTCAGCAGACAAG ACGGTTCGTGTATGGCAAGGGGCTGAAGATGGAAATTATGACTGTAGGCACGTCTTGAAAGATCATACAGCAGAA gtGCAAGCTGTCACTGTACACGCCACAAATAACTACTTTGTGACTGCATCTCTTGACAATACATGGTGCTTCTATGATCTTTCCTCTGCACTCTGCTTGGCACAG GTTTCGGATCCTTCAGGGTCCGAGGGTTTTACGTCTGCTGCATTTCATCCCGATGGACTCATTCTAGGAACAGGCACCTCAGGTGCCCATGTTAAAATTTGGGATGTAAAAAGTCAG CAAAATGTTGCAAATTTTGATGATCACGTTAAATCAGGGCAAATTGGGCCAATAACTTCTATGTCTTTCTCAGAAAATGGATACTTCCTTGCG ACTGCTGCTCATGATAGTGTTAAAGTATTTGATCTACGCAAGTTGAAGAACATCCGAACATTCGTATTTGATGATTCAGATACACCAACGAACTATG CGGAATTTGATCACAGCGGAAGTTACCTCGCAGTTGCTGGCGCAGATATTAG AATTTACCAAGTTGCCAGTGTTAAAGCCGAATGGAATTGTATTAAAACTTTCCCGGACTTGTCTGGCACAG GTAAAACAACTTGTGTAAAATTTGGTCCAGATGCAAAATATGTGGCAGTTGGGTCGATGGATCGTAATCTCCGCATATTTGGCCTGCCTGGGGATGATGGTTCCTTAGAATCATGA
- the LOC119995204 gene encoding oxidation resistance protein 1-like, whose translation MMTLKEKVTESLSRLFADSPNSPPSSSPSDLDHNFKARPYYKRVFSLVAPFDWSKSRKHQDTLIPIQSLPDVPVRWRSKECRQRDEQFNSYQEGSATRDNGAAQKSCEVYKDYSPVSVCENKQTLSPRDNHEDRDSQRSSNDSDVLEEASEQQSPQKSLPNFTDDSAFISQDLYEFLKSSLPNIVMGRQWVLLYSTSKHGISLRTLIRKSADLSGPCLLIAGDMGGAIFGGLLDCPLKPTAKRKYQGTHQTFIFTTLYGAPRIFRPTGVNRYYYMCLNDLLALGGGGNFALCLDGDLLSGTSGPCETFGNLCLAHSPEFELKNVEVIYCFFFFFFFFFFFFGSQWHSAYAYATKSLFSLTALCICDAVVLEQVQPYHKIIFLLRGLFMPFPGYCRMHCT comes from the exons ATGATGACCTTGAAAGAAAAGGTAACTGAGAGCCTCTCTCGTCTCTTCGCTGATTCGCCCAactctcctccttcttcttccccaTCTGATCTCGATCATAATTTCAAG GCCAGGCCATATTATAAAAGGGTTTTTTCATTGGTTGCCCCATTCGATTGGTCCAAGTCAAGAAAGCACCAAGACACTCTAATACCAATCCAATCACTTCCCGATGTTCCCGTTAGATGGAGAAGCAAAGAATGTCGACAACGAGATGAGCAATTTAACAGCTATCAAGAAGGCAGTGCAACTCGTGATAATGGTGCAGCACAAAAAAGTTGTGAAGTTTATAAAGATTATAGTCCAGTATCGGTATGCGAGAACAAACAAACACTTTCTCCACGTGATAATCATGAGGACCGTGACTCTCAAAGAAGCAGCAACGATTCTGATGTATTAGAAGAGGCCAGTGAACAACAGAGTCCACAGAAGTCTTTACCTAACTTCACTGATGACTCGGCTTTTATTTCCCAAGACTTGTATGAGTTCTTGAAGTCATCCCTTCCTAATATTGTGATGGGGCGGCAATGGGTCTTGTTGTATAG TACGTCGAAACATGGTATATCACTCCGCACACTTATCCGCAAAAGTGCTGACCTTTCTGGTCCTTGTTTGCTG ATTGCTGGAGATATGGGAGGAGCAATTTTTGGTGGGCTGTTGGATTGCCCCTTGAAGCCTACTGCAAAGAGAAAATATCAG GGGACACACCAAACATTCATATTCACTACCTTATATGGTGCACCAAGGATATTTAGACCAACTG GTGTTAATCGATACTACTACATGTGTTTGAATGACTTATTGGcacttggtggtggtggaaacTTTGCTTTGTGCTTGGATGGAGATCT GTTAAGCGGAACTAGTGGTCCCTGTGAAACATTTGGAAACTTATGCCTGGCTCATAGTCCAGAGTTTGAGTTGAAGAATGTCGAGGTAATCTactgcttttttttcttttttttcttttttttctttttttttggtagtcAATGGCATTCCGCATATGCTTATGCTACTAAgtccttgt TCTCTTTAACAGCTTTATGCATTTGTGATGCTGTTGTGTTAGAGCAAGTCCAACCTTACCACAAAATAATCTTCCTATTACGTGGACTCTTCATGCCATTTCCTGGATATTGTAGGATGCACTGCACATAA
- the LOC120005746 gene encoding ribosome production factor 1-like isoform X1 translates to MPKILITTCRFNSTRVPAFISELLAVVPNAHYYKRGTYDLKKIVGYANNKDFSAVIVVHTNRTEPDALLVIGLPNGPTVHFKLSNLVLRKDIKNHGNPTGHKPELVMNNFTTRLGHRLGRYIFETKETKQSDSKGTAKKAKDAKGENVTDQRTIARLQECGPRFTLKLISLISLQHGTFDTKGGEYELVHKPEMDTSRRRFFL, encoded by the exons ATGCCAAAGATATTGATCACGACGTGCCGTTTCAATTCTACT AGAGTACCAGCATTTATATCAGAGCTTCTTGCGGTGGTTCCAAATGCACATTATTACAAGAGAGGAACCTATGACTTAAAGAAG ATTGTAGGATATGCAAACAACAAGGATTTCTCAGCTGTTATAGTAGTCCACACTAACCGCACGGAACCGG ATGCTCTCCTTGTCATTGGCTTGCCTAATGGACCTACTGTCCATTTTAAGCTCTCAAATCTCGTATTACGCAAGGATATTAAG AATCATGGAAATCCTACTGGTCATAAGCCTGAGCTGGTGATGAACAACTTTACAACTCGCTTGGGTCATCGACTAGGAAG GTACATCTTTGAAaccaaagaaacaaaacagAGTGACTCAAAAGGTACAGCTAAAAAGGCAAAGGATGCCAAGGGTGAGAACGTCACTGACCAGAGAACTATTGCCCGTCTTCAG GAGTGTGGTCCTCGCTTCACGCTTAAGCTGATCAGTCTGATCAGTCTACAACATGGAACATTTGATACCAAAGGGGGTGAATATGAATTGGTACACAAG CCGGAAATGGACACTAGCCGGAGGAGGTTTTTCTTATGA
- the LOC120005746 gene encoding ribosome production factor 1-like isoform X2: MPKILITTCRFNSTRVPAFISELLAVVPNAHYYKRGTYDLKKIVGYANNKDFSAVIVVHTNRTEPDALLVIGLPNGPTVHFKLSNLVLRKDIKNHGNPTGHKPELVMNNFTTRLGHRLGRYIFETKETKQSDSKGTAKKAKDAKGENVTDQRTIARLQHGVPFKPSCHLRREIFCLAWHL, encoded by the exons ATGCCAAAGATATTGATCACGACGTGCCGTTTCAATTCTACT AGAGTACCAGCATTTATATCAGAGCTTCTTGCGGTGGTTCCAAATGCACATTATTACAAGAGAGGAACCTATGACTTAAAGAAG ATTGTAGGATATGCAAACAACAAGGATTTCTCAGCTGTTATAGTAGTCCACACTAACCGCACGGAACCGG ATGCTCTCCTTGTCATTGGCTTGCCTAATGGACCTACTGTCCATTTTAAGCTCTCAAATCTCGTATTACGCAAGGATATTAAG AATCATGGAAATCCTACTGGTCATAAGCCTGAGCTGGTGATGAACAACTTTACAACTCGCTTGGGTCATCGACTAGGAAG GTACATCTTTGAAaccaaagaaacaaaacagAGTGACTCAAAAGGTACAGCTAAAAAGGCAAAGGATGCCAAGGGTGAGAACGTCACTGACCAGAGAACTATTGCCCGTCTTCAG CATGGTGTGCCGTTCAAACCCTCTTGCCACCTACGCAGAGAAATTTTTTGCTTGGCTTGGCATCTGTAG